Proteins encoded within one genomic window of Formosa agariphila KMM 3901:
- a CDS encoding BCCT family transporter, translating to MIFKALQKHTVLIASISIIFICTLMVFFATESSYNNIEQASLWVRNYFGYFYLYLGLGCVLLLLGVALSPLGTIKLGKPDAKPEHSLWAWTAMLYSAGMGSGILLRAVQEPVFMQQHPPYTSALPAETLALEYTFYQWGLTAWAFYGLFAMVVGYALYVKRKHVRISATVEDEIQSETIRKSVDVITIITTVFGLVAAIGLGTTQIKGGLNHVFKAELGMTTILVLCVGISCIACYSAWQGVNKGIKLFSKLNIIITLFILLFIFVTSDMLAILNAFAQSTFHYIIDFIPMSLTLGDYNPGMAFLTDWTFYYWAFWLAWAPFTGIFIARISKGRTLRQLLLGVLMIPSLGTFFWFSVFGTSAFQLIEGMETYSNEFGNVFSSIFVFFQHYPMASVLNLTTILLLVSFLVTSVDSAVFVLSMFTDKGSKDPNKKHRVIWSVFILLATIALVLLGNVKPDIDVLGTVSKLLIITSLPFAFFILIMIAIFLKDVVKFKKSIPKR from the coding sequence TTGATATTTAAAGCACTTCAGAAACACACCGTTTTAATCGCATCCATAAGCATAATCTTTATATGTACCTTAATGGTATTCTTTGCCACCGAATCTAGTTATAACAATATTGAACAAGCCTCTTTATGGGTTAGGAACTACTTCGGTTATTTTTATTTATATCTGGGTTTAGGCTGTGTACTTCTCTTATTGGGTGTCGCCTTATCGCCACTTGGCACCATAAAACTAGGCAAACCAGATGCTAAACCAGAGCATTCTCTCTGGGCATGGACAGCCATGTTGTACAGTGCTGGTATGGGCTCAGGTATTTTATTACGTGCTGTTCAGGAACCTGTGTTTATGCAACAGCATCCGCCGTATACCTCAGCATTGCCTGCAGAAACCTTAGCATTAGAATATACCTTTTATCAATGGGGTTTAACCGCTTGGGCGTTTTACGGACTCTTCGCTATGGTTGTAGGATACGCCCTTTATGTAAAACGTAAACATGTGCGTATTAGTGCAACGGTAGAAGACGAAATACAAAGCGAGACGATTAGAAAATCTGTAGATGTTATTACAATTATCACCACTGTTTTCGGACTCGTAGCTGCTATTGGATTGGGAACCACTCAGATTAAAGGGGGCTTAAATCATGTTTTTAAAGCAGAATTAGGAATGACTACAATCCTTGTTTTATGTGTAGGGATTTCGTGTATTGCTTGTTATTCTGCTTGGCAAGGTGTAAATAAAGGCATCAAATTGTTTTCTAAATTAAACATCATAATCACGCTATTCATTCTGCTCTTTATATTTGTTACAAGCGATATGTTGGCCATTCTGAATGCGTTTGCACAAAGTACCTTTCACTACATTATCGATTTTATTCCTATGAGTTTAACACTAGGCGATTATAATCCGGGAATGGCTTTCTTAACCGATTGGACGTTTTATTATTGGGCATTTTGGCTAGCTTGGGCACCTTTTACAGGCATCTTTATTGCACGCATTTCTAAAGGACGCACGTTGCGACAATTACTTTTAGGTGTTTTAATGATTCCATCTTTGGGAACGTTCTTTTGGTTTTCAGTATTTGGAACTTCAGCTTTTCAGCTTATAGAAGGCATGGAAACGTATTCTAACGAATTTGGAAATGTATTCTCATCCATATTTGTATTCTTTCAGCATTATCCAATGGCATCAGTCCTGAATTTAACAACCATTTTATTACTCGTTAGTTTTTTAGTCACTTCTGTAGATTCGGCTGTATTTGTCTTAAGTATGTTTACCGATAAAGGATCTAAAGATCCAAATAAAAAACATCGTGTAATCTGGTCTGTATTTATTTTACTTGCCACCATAGCCCTAGTTCTTTTGGGTAATGTAAAACCGGATATTGATGTATTAGGAACGGTTTCAAAATTGTTGATTATAACGTCTTTGCCATTTGCGTTTTTCATCTTAATCATGATTGCAATTTTCTTAAAGGATGTTGTGAAATTCAAGAAATCCATACCAAAGCGATAA
- a CDS encoding putative quinol monooxygenase, with translation MKNQLTIVATIVAKIEHTEFVKAALLKLVEASLNDTGCINYNLLQDNTDLNNFVVYENWANEEALNGHLNTAHFTAFTEATEGKLNAFTVKKMTMLS, from the coding sequence ATGAAGAATCAATTAACAATAGTCGCTACAATTGTGGCGAAAATAGAACATACTGAATTTGTAAAGGCAGCACTTCTAAAATTAGTAGAAGCTTCTTTAAACGATACAGGTTGTATAAATTACAATTTACTTCAAGACAACACCGATTTAAATAATTTTGTGGTGTACGAGAACTGGGCGAACGAAGAGGCTCTTAACGGGCATTTAAACACAGCTCATTTTACTGCATTTACAGAAGCTACCGAAGGTAAACTTAATGCCTTTACAGTGAAAAAAATGACGATGCTTTCTTAA
- a CDS encoding T9SS type A sorting domain-containing protein — translation MKKNIILILTLLLFTSVKAQEKNFRQEMIDSGEKQEKISEQFKTQSTDYLSFIRTKAWNVTKRSSPLFKNTKEIDMPIIGGRVRSSLVDTDNDIALVAPSGGGIWRFDAEAGSYFNPLDDFGSFMPITYITQDPKNPNTILFATGDEKHGTAGNGVFKSTDGGQTFAPLESTNPINNGYFQFIRFIKISPEASNIIYMAAYNRVYKSVDSGESWNLVFNSTRAIRSLEFGEGNSILIAADLEGIYKSPSGDLNTFTALTNNVPYDANANSLVIQGLALATNHADRSIAYAIFVQNNDEADIYKTTNNGTTWTKVTRPGFYIAQAWFCLTIGIHPTNPDIVIAGSVGWGYTTDGGSTWSSGADLEVDYHDVHFHPSNPDVAYVGYDQGIGRVDFDNYKDYLVWNGAGYITVSQPEQLELGKKPGFNTSQIYYGDYFPEAYGDAQIFGQQDGGCFAQVNGVEKRIKVGDGGSVFVNKQDPNKAIASTQYMNLSKTEDALVPNYGSYTQISNIPGKSGRFITQFSGNNADGNQLYLPLDTGIARSLDGGNSFTTIASDDLIRSITTVENALDPVVYSIGLDENDNYKPKGFRITNSATNAVAKSIQYSDSNLGTGTPDHINIDPNNNNAVYVTFAGGDAYRFSGFENSNIIMESVRGDISDVHFNTVIGIKKEPDLLFAGTNIGLFYSEDQGKNWILNEDIPFTQITDLKFRESDNRLFIFTYGRGTWATTIETETLSIPESSKNKTVIVYPNPTNDSFTVKTDKINNLSLLLFDVKGHLVLKSNRINNVDVSKLSSGLYMLHLKDNNQNLIATSKIVIE, via the coding sequence ATGAAGAAAAACATTATTTTAATCTTAACACTATTACTCTTTACTAGTGTTAAGGCTCAGGAAAAGAATTTTAGACAAGAGATGATAGACTCTGGAGAAAAGCAAGAAAAAATCTCCGAACAATTTAAAACCCAATCTACCGATTATCTTTCATTTATACGTACTAAAGCATGGAACGTAACCAAGCGATCGTCTCCGCTCTTTAAAAATACAAAAGAAATAGATATGCCAATTATAGGTGGTCGTGTTAGATCGTCGTTAGTAGATACCGATAATGATATTGCTCTTGTTGCTCCTTCAGGTGGTGGAATTTGGAGATTTGATGCTGAAGCTGGCTCGTATTTCAATCCTTTGGATGATTTTGGTTCTTTTATGCCAATTACATACATAACACAAGATCCAAAAAATCCAAATACAATTTTGTTTGCTACTGGAGATGAAAAACATGGGACTGCTGGTAATGGGGTTTTTAAATCGACAGATGGTGGGCAGACATTTGCTCCATTAGAATCGACAAACCCAATAAATAATGGTTATTTTCAATTTATAAGATTTATAAAGATTTCTCCGGAAGCTTCAAATATAATTTACATGGCAGCGTACAATAGAGTGTACAAATCTGTAGATTCTGGGGAGAGTTGGAATCTCGTTTTTAATAGTACTAGAGCTATTAGATCTTTAGAATTTGGTGAAGGTAACAGTATTCTAATTGCTGCAGATCTTGAAGGGATATACAAATCGCCTTCTGGAGATTTAAATACATTTACTGCCTTAACAAATAATGTTCCTTATGATGCTAATGCAAATAGTTTAGTAATACAAGGATTAGCACTAGCCACTAATCATGCAGACAGGTCAATAGCCTACGCCATTTTTGTTCAAAATAATGATGAAGCAGACATATATAAAACAACTAATAATGGAACAACTTGGACAAAAGTAACAAGGCCTGGTTTCTATATTGCTCAAGCCTGGTTTTGTTTAACCATAGGTATTCATCCTACAAATCCTGATATTGTTATTGCAGGTAGTGTGGGTTGGGGATACACTACCGATGGTGGTTCCACTTGGAGTTCAGGTGCTGATTTAGAAGTCGATTATCATGATGTTCATTTTCATCCTTCAAATCCAGATGTAGCTTATGTTGGATATGATCAAGGTATTGGTAGAGTAGATTTTGATAATTATAAAGATTATTTAGTTTGGAACGGAGCTGGATACATTACTGTATCTCAACCCGAACAACTTGAACTTGGTAAAAAACCTGGTTTTAATACAAGTCAAATTTATTATGGCGATTATTTTCCCGAAGCCTATGGAGATGCTCAAATTTTCGGACAACAAGATGGTGGATGTTTTGCTCAAGTGAACGGTGTTGAGAAACGAATTAAAGTTGGGGATGGCGGTTCTGTATTTGTAAATAAGCAAGACCCCAACAAAGCCATTGCTTCTACTCAGTATATGAACTTAAGTAAAACAGAGGATGCATTAGTTCCAAATTATGGATCTTACACCCAAATATCCAACATTCCTGGTAAAAGTGGTAGATTTATCACTCAATTTTCAGGAAATAATGCCGATGGTAATCAGCTTTATCTTCCTCTAGATACAGGTATTGCAAGATCTTTAGATGGGGGAAATTCATTTACAACAATTGCTAGCGATGATTTAATTAGAAGTATAACTACGGTAGAAAACGCATTAGACCCTGTTGTTTATTCCATTGGTTTAGATGAAAATGATAATTACAAACCAAAAGGATTTCGTATAACGAATTCAGCTACAAATGCTGTTGCTAAATCAATACAATATTCAGACAGTAATTTAGGAACAGGAACTCCTGATCATATAAATATTGACCCAAATAACAATAATGCAGTGTATGTAACATTTGCCGGTGGTGATGCTTATAGATTTTCAGGTTTTGAAAATTCAAATATTATAATGGAATCTGTTAGAGGAGATATATCCGATGTTCACTTTAATACCGTAATTGGTATTAAAAAGGAACCCGATTTACTATTTGCAGGTACCAACATAGGACTTTTTTATTCTGAAGATCAAGGTAAAAATTGGATTTTAAATGAAGACATTCCATTTACACAAATAACCGATTTAAAATTTAGAGAATCAGATAACAGGCTGTTTATATTTACATATGGAAGAGGTACTTGGGCTACAACTATTGAAACCGAAACCTTGTCTATTCCTGAATCTTCAAAAAACAAAACTGTTATAGTATATCCAAATCCCACGAATGATAGCTTCACTGTTAAAACTGATAAAATAAACAACCTATCATTACTGCTATTTGATGTTAAAGGTCATTTAGTTTTAAAAAGTAATAGGATAAATAATGTTGATGTGAGTAAATTATCTTCTGGACTTTATATGTTACATTTAAAAGATAACAACCAAAATTTAATTGCGACTTCTAAAATTGTAATAGAATAA
- a CDS encoding sodium:solute symporter family transporter, with translation MENNAMTYEYLVIAGYFLLIIGIGFVFKNMASKSTSDYFRGGGKMLWWMVGSTAFMMQFSAWTFTGAAGKAFTDGFTVCLVFLANTFAYFCGWAYFAQRFRQMRVDTPTEAIKGRFGQQNEKFFSWALIVFTLINAGIWLNALGVFTSAVFDADIGTTIIVTGLTVVFVSVLSGAWGVVASDFMQTLVVAVISIACAVVALVKVGGPVELISKYPSDFIMGPDMNYGLILVGTFVFFLAKQLITIMNMHDAFRFLNAKDSKNAKKASLLAMILMGLGSIIWFIPPWASAILYPDAASAYPELGSKAGDAIYLIFTRNVMPVGTVGLLLAGLFAATMSSMDSALNKNTGILVRSIYQPFLKKRGKEVDDKKLLKLSMVLSFISGILVIAMALFFKSLKEHSLFDLMMSLSAMIQVPLLIPLLLGLFIKKTPKWAPWATVVLGLFISWLMTSVITPNVFAGWIGIPDFTAREATDMNLILTLGAHVFFTGGFFCLTSLFYKEAKDDNKLETEHFFELFETPVIAANDQDTFDQQQRKKLGTMVMIMGAGIFLMILIPNPFWGRLIFAICSIIISGIGYVLKRSSKIT, from the coding sequence ATGGAAAATAATGCTATGACTTACGAGTACTTGGTAATTGCTGGGTACTTTTTGCTCATCATTGGAATTGGGTTTGTCTTTAAAAATATGGCTAGTAAATCTACGAGTGATTACTTTCGTGGAGGCGGAAAAATGCTTTGGTGGATGGTAGGTTCTACAGCCTTTATGATGCAATTCTCTGCATGGACGTTTACAGGTGCTGCAGGAAAAGCATTTACAGATGGCTTTACGGTTTGTTTAGTCTTTTTAGCCAATACTTTTGCCTATTTCTGTGGTTGGGCCTATTTCGCCCAACGGTTTAGGCAAATGCGCGTCGATACTCCTACCGAAGCTATAAAAGGTAGATTTGGTCAGCAAAATGAGAAATTTTTCTCTTGGGCCCTTATTGTGTTCACTTTAATTAACGCAGGAATATGGCTTAACGCACTTGGTGTATTTACCAGTGCCGTTTTCGATGCAGATATTGGTACCACAATAATAGTTACAGGATTAACAGTAGTTTTCGTTTCTGTATTATCTGGTGCGTGGGGTGTTGTGGCTTCAGATTTTATGCAAACCTTAGTCGTAGCTGTAATTTCCATAGCTTGTGCGGTAGTCGCCTTAGTTAAAGTAGGCGGACCAGTAGAATTAATCTCTAAGTACCCTTCAGATTTTATTATGGGTCCAGATATGAACTACGGACTTATATTGGTAGGAACTTTTGTATTCTTCTTAGCCAAACAATTAATTACTATCATGAATATGCATGATGCATTTCGTTTTTTAAATGCTAAGGATTCAAAAAATGCTAAAAAAGCATCTTTATTAGCCATGATTCTTATGGGACTTGGTAGCATAATTTGGTTTATACCACCATGGGCATCTGCTATTTTATATCCAGATGCCGCATCTGCCTATCCTGAATTAGGAAGTAAAGCCGGAGATGCTATTTACTTAATATTTACGCGTAATGTTATGCCTGTAGGAACTGTAGGATTATTACTTGCGGGATTATTTGCGGCAACAATGTCATCTATGGATTCGGCCTTAAACAAAAACACCGGAATACTTGTCCGTAGTATTTATCAACCTTTTCTAAAAAAAAGAGGAAAGGAAGTAGACGATAAAAAACTATTAAAACTGAGTATGGTATTGAGTTTTATTAGTGGTATTTTAGTTATTGCAATGGCTTTATTCTTTAAATCGCTTAAAGAACATAGTCTTTTCGATTTAATGATGTCGCTTTCAGCTATGATTCAAGTACCGTTATTGATACCACTTCTTCTTGGGCTTTTTATAAAGAAAACACCTAAATGGGCCCCTTGGGCGACTGTAGTACTTGGACTATTTATATCGTGGTTAATGACAAGTGTTATTACGCCAAATGTCTTTGCAGGTTGGATTGGAATCCCTGATTTTACAGCTAGAGAAGCTACAGATATGAATTTAATACTAACACTAGGTGCACACGTATTTTTTACGGGAGGCTTTTTCTGCTTAACCTCATTATTCTATAAAGAAGCTAAAGATGATAATAAATTAGAAACAGAACACTTTTTTGAATTGTTTGAAACTCCTGTAATAGCCGCAAACGATCAAGACACATTCGACCAACAGCAAAGAAAAAAGTTAGGTACAATGGTAATGATTATGGGCGCAGGTATTTTCTTAATGATACTCATTCCAAATCCGTTTTGGGGACGACTCATATTTGCAATCTGTTCGATTATAATTTCAGGAATAGGTTATGTTTTAAAACGAAGCTCAAAAATCACTTAA
- a CDS encoding zinc-binding alcohol dehydrogenase family protein, with the protein MKMKAIGFKQSLPITEADSFIAFDTEKPTPEGYELLVKIEAISVNPVDFKVRHNAAKDTILDTPKIIGWDASGTVEAVGDKTSKFKVGDQVYYAGDITKAGCNAEYQVIDERIVGKKPESLTHAQAAAMPLTTLTAYESLFDRIKVNAETDNGKSVLILAGAGGVGSIAIQLAKKLTNLTVIATASREDSAQWCKDLGADFVVNHHHLKSELETIGHPEVHYILDFVDLEGYWELATDIVKPQGHIVSITGSSKPLDLNLLKNKSVSLSYEYMYTRSMYTTEDMERQHDILNKIAELLDAGTLKSTLTTTLKGFTVANLKDAHRLQESGKSIGKTVIEF; encoded by the coding sequence ATGAAAATGAAAGCCATCGGATTTAAACAATCATTACCCATAACAGAAGCAGATAGTTTTATCGCTTTCGACACGGAAAAGCCAACACCAGAAGGATACGAATTATTAGTAAAAATAGAAGCGATTTCAGTAAATCCAGTCGATTTTAAAGTGAGACATAATGCCGCAAAAGATACGATTCTCGACACGCCGAAAATCATTGGATGGGATGCTTCTGGTACTGTAGAAGCTGTAGGCGATAAAACGTCTAAATTCAAGGTTGGCGATCAGGTATATTATGCTGGCGATATTACTAAAGCTGGCTGTAATGCAGAATATCAGGTAATCGATGAACGTATTGTTGGAAAGAAACCAGAGTCGCTAACTCATGCACAAGCGGCCGCCATGCCACTGACTACTTTAACGGCTTACGAATCGCTTTTCGATCGCATAAAAGTAAATGCTGAAACAGATAATGGTAAATCCGTTTTAATCCTTGCTGGAGCGGGAGGTGTAGGGTCAATAGCGATTCAATTGGCTAAAAAGTTAACCAATCTTACGGTAATTGCCACGGCATCTCGAGAAGATTCTGCACAATGGTGCAAAGATCTAGGGGCAGATTTTGTGGTTAATCATCATCACCTTAAATCAGAATTAGAAACAATAGGTCATCCCGAAGTCCACTACATATTAGATTTCGTCGATTTAGAAGGGTATTGGGAATTAGCAACCGATATCGTAAAACCTCAAGGACATATCGTATCTATTACGGGAAGCTCTAAACCCTTAGATTTAAATCTGCTAAAGAATAAAAGTGTTTCCTTATCTTACGAATATATGTACACACGCTCGATGTATACCACAGAAGATATGGAACGTCAGCACGACATATTAAATAAAATAGCCGAGTTGTTAGACGCCGGAACTTTAAAATCTACATTAACAACAACCCTTAAAGGATTTACTGTAGCCAATTTAAAGGATGCGCATCGCTTACAAGAATCTGGAAAAAGTATCGGTAAAACGGTGATTGAGTTTTAA
- the manD gene encoding D-mannonate dehydratase ManD: MKIVDIKIFVSNPGRNFVTVKIETDEGVFGLGDSTLNGRELAVVAYLEEHIRPCLIGRDPHKIEDIWQYLYKGCYWRRGPITMTAIAGIDMALWDIKGKVAGLPVYELLGGKSREKIRVYGHANGQDIDDTLHHLDHLISEGYNAVRLQCAIPGLEGTYGTLAGKKDYFELQSDRPLPPEQLWDTKAYLDFVPELFKKAREKYGNSVDLLHDTHSRLTPIEAARLGKILEPYNLLFLEDSVTAENQSGYKYVREHTTTPLAVGEIFNSIWDAKELIENQWIDYLRTAATHAGGITPMRRMADFASLYHVRTAPHGPPDISPIGHAAHAHLNSWTPNFGIQEFIGFGGEALNRVFKYPLTFEDGHLLVNDTPGLGVEFDEKAAEQYPYKRSYLPVSRLKDGTLWNW; this comes from the coding sequence ATGAAAATAGTTGATATAAAAATATTTGTCAGTAACCCTGGACGAAATTTCGTTACTGTAAAAATAGAGACAGATGAAGGTGTTTTTGGTTTGGGAGACTCGACTTTAAATGGTAGAGAACTCGCTGTAGTTGCTTATTTAGAAGAGCATATTAGACCTTGTCTAATTGGAAGAGACCCACATAAGATTGAAGATATTTGGCAATATTTATACAAGGGATGTTATTGGAGACGAGGCCCTATAACCATGACTGCAATTGCTGGTATAGACATGGCGTTATGGGACATTAAGGGTAAAGTTGCAGGTTTACCTGTATATGAATTATTAGGTGGTAAAAGCCGAGAAAAAATTAGAGTCTACGGTCATGCAAATGGTCAAGATATAGACGATACCTTACATCATTTAGATCATTTAATTTCTGAAGGTTATAATGCTGTGAGGTTACAATGTGCCATTCCTGGGCTAGAAGGTACTTATGGAACTTTAGCAGGTAAAAAGGATTATTTTGAATTACAAAGCGATAGGCCTTTACCTCCAGAACAACTGTGGGATACAAAAGCATATTTAGATTTCGTTCCTGAATTATTTAAGAAAGCCAGAGAAAAATATGGTAATAGTGTCGACTTGCTACACGATACTCATAGCCGTTTAACGCCTATTGAAGCCGCTAGACTAGGTAAAATTCTTGAACCTTATAATCTCTTATTTTTAGAAGATAGCGTTACAGCCGAAAACCAGTCGGGGTATAAATATGTTCGTGAACACACCACCACTCCACTTGCCGTAGGTGAAATCTTTAATTCCATATGGGATGCTAAAGAACTCATAGAAAATCAGTGGATAGATTATTTACGAACGGCGGCAACACATGCTGGTGGTATTACACCAATGCGAAGAATGGCAGATTTTGCATCGCTTTACCACGTAAGAACAGCACCACATGGACCGCCAGATATTTCACCTATTGGTCATGCCGCTCATGCTCATTTAAATTCATGGACACCAAACTTTGGAATTCAAGAGTTTATTGGGTTTGGAGGTGAAGCTTTAAACCGTGTTTTTAAATATCCATTGACTTTTGAAGACGGACATTTACTGGTGAACGACACACCTGGATTGGGTGTTGAATTTGATGAAAAGGCCGCCGAGCAATATCCTTATAAAAGATCTTATTTACCTGTAAGCCGTTTAAAAGATGGCACCTTATGGAATTGGTAA
- a CDS encoding KTSC domain-containing protein, producing the protein MKRITEYRKLFEVDKDVDLKTLKKQYRSLAKEWHPDKFQAGDPLVEEAEAKTRKITDGYHFLVSIAPETREANKEVYNETINSGVADFQWNNLVLEITFADGSTYEYFGVTKPVYIKMINSDKVSRFAKRNIFPKYIYRKSKRIVETA; encoded by the coding sequence ATGAAACGCATAACGGAATACAGAAAACTTTTTGAAGTTGATAAAGACGTAGATTTAAAGACTTTAAAAAAGCAGTATCGTAGCCTTGCTAAAGAATGGCATCCAGATAAATTTCAAGCAGGAGATCCGTTAGTGGAAGAAGCTGAAGCTAAAACACGTAAAATTACAGATGGTTATCATTTTTTAGTAAGCATTGCTCCTGAAACTAGAGAAGCTAATAAAGAGGTGTATAATGAAACTATTAATTCTGGTGTAGCTGATTTTCAGTGGAATAATTTAGTTTTAGAAATTACTTTTGCAGATGGTTCGACTTACGAATATTTTGGAGTTACAAAACCTGTGTATATAAAAATGATTAATAGTGATAAAGTGAGTCGTTTTGCAAAACGTAACATTTTTCCTAAATACATTTACAGAAAATCTAAACGTATTGTTGAAACAGCTTAA
- a CDS encoding SDR family NAD(P)-dependent oxidoreductase — protein sequence MDLKLKDKVVFISGSTAGIGFATAERFLTEGATVVINGRDQNRVDDAVNSLKSNIEDAKVSGIAADFSKSDEIDALLEKLPEVDILINNTGIFEPMAFEDISDADWLRFFEVNVMSGIRLSRHYFPKMLAKNWGRVIFISSESAVFIPEEMIHYGMTKTAQLAVSRGLAELTKGTQVTVNSILPGPTKSKGVGQFIEDLSKSENKSMDEVEKDFFKKQRPTSLIGRFADVEEVANTIVYYSSPLASATNGASIRVEGGLIKSIL from the coding sequence ATGGATTTAAAACTTAAAGATAAAGTTGTATTTATAAGCGGATCTACGGCGGGAATTGGATTTGCAACGGCAGAGCGATTTTTAACTGAAGGCGCTACTGTTGTAATTAATGGTAGAGACCAAAATCGTGTAGATGATGCCGTTAATAGTCTGAAATCTAATATAGAAGACGCAAAAGTGTCTGGAATTGCGGCAGATTTTTCTAAATCCGATGAAATTGATGCGTTACTAGAAAAACTGCCAGAGGTAGACATCCTAATTAATAACACTGGTATTTTCGAACCTATGGCTTTTGAAGACATTAGCGATGCAGATTGGTTACGCTTTTTTGAAGTCAATGTAATGAGTGGTATACGTTTGTCAAGACATTATTTCCCTAAAATGTTAGCCAAAAACTGGGGACGAGTTATTTTTATATCTAGCGAATCCGCTGTGTTTATTCCCGAAGAAATGATTCATTACGGGATGACAAAAACAGCACAATTGGCGGTGAGTAGAGGTTTAGCCGAATTAACCAAAGGGACTCAAGTTACCGTAAATTCAATTCTGCCAGGACCAACAAAATCTAAAGGTGTGGGGCAGTTTATTGAGGATTTATCGAAATCTGAAAATAAATCTATGGATGAAGTTGAAAAAGATTTCTTTAAAAAACAGCGACCTACCTCGCTGATTGGTCGTTTTGCCGATGTAGAAGAAGTCGCTAATACTATTGTCTATTATTCTAGTCCGCTAGCATCTGCCACTAATGGTGCATCTATTCGTGTAGAAGGTGGATTGATCAAATCTATTTTATAA
- a CDS encoding Gfo/Idh/MocA family protein gives MSNTLKVLVSGTGFAGQGHTDAFRAVGAEVVGIVGRTPSVVKQVAKKMDIPYYGTDWKQALNDCQPDIVSIATPGGAHYDTIIQAIEFGCHVFSDKPLTIDGDSAKTLYNLAIQKNVKTAFASSFRYMPCIIHAKQLVAEGAIGEPTEAEFISHFNLEREIPFGWSHRKEDGGGRLNNNFTHMMSIATSVIGENILQLIGEVRDDLGKAPIVEGVHNFKTRRDHIPKDLNDPNLKWGESNVEWSYTVMAKLESAFATKPVSVLFKHGGLNPRFNEDHIVFYGTKGAIYIKGHYGMGPLYIWDADKTWKALPLPQAIIDDQPKVEGDTERNWQYLAREFTKDIKGEDFTYYQSFKEGSLYQQLIDLIRENNNWTDVSQLQ, from the coding sequence ATGAGTAATACATTAAAAGTTTTAGTCTCTGGTACCGGATTTGCTGGACAAGGCCACACTGATGCCTTTCGAGCTGTGGGTGCCGAAGTTGTAGGAATTGTTGGGAGAACACCAAGCGTTGTAAAACAAGTCGCTAAGAAAATGGATATCCCCTACTACGGTACAGATTGGAAACAAGCTCTAAACGATTGTCAACCAGATATTGTATCCATTGCTACGCCTGGAGGAGCACACTACGACACCATAATACAAGCTATTGAATTTGGTTGTCATGTTTTTAGCGATAAACCTTTAACTATAGACGGCGATTCAGCCAAAACATTATACAACCTTGCCATACAAAAAAATGTAAAAACAGCATTTGCATCAAGTTTCCGTTATATGCCATGTATTATACATGCAAAACAATTAGTTGCAGAAGGAGCAATTGGCGAACCTACTGAAGCCGAATTTATATCTCATTTTAATCTAGAACGTGAAATTCCTTTTGGTTGGTCGCATAGAAAAGAAGATGGTGGCGGACGTTTAAACAACAATTTTACCCATATGATGTCTATTGCAACCTCTGTAATTGGAGAAAACATCTTACAATTAATCGGGGAAGTACGCGACGACCTTGGAAAAGCTCCAATTGTTGAAGGTGTACACAATTTTAAAACCAGAAGAGACCACATTCCTAAAGACCTAAACGACCCGAATTTAAAATGGGGAGAAAGTAATGTAGAATGGTCGTATACCGTAATGGCTAAACTAGAAAGTGCTTTTGCAACAAAACCAGTTTCTGTGTTATTTAAACACGGTGGACTTAACCCTAGGTTTAATGAAGATCACATAGTGTTTTACGGCACTAAAGGCGCTATTTATATTAAGGGACATTATGGCATGGGACCACTTTATATTTGGGACGCTGATAAAACATGGAAAGCATTGCCTTTACCTCAAGCAATAATAGATGATCAACCCAAAGTGGAAGGCGATACAGAACGCAATTGGCAATACTTAGCAAGAGAGTTCACTAAAGATATTAAAGGAGAAGATTTTACGTATTATCAATCCTTTAAAGAAGGAAGTCTATACCAACAACTTATCGATTTAATTAGAGAAAATAACAATTGGACAGATGTAAGCCAACTTCAATAA